Proteins from one Catenuloplanes atrovinosus genomic window:
- the thiD gene encoding bifunctional hydroxymethylpyrimidine kinase/phosphomethylpyrimidine kinase, with translation MSAGPGTPPVTLTIAGSDSGGGAGIQADLKAFAAMRAYGTSAITAITAQNTRGVVDVHPLPATVVGAQIDAVLDDMAVAAVKVGMLGGADVAAEVAARARDGQLPNLVLDPVLYATSGHRLGALAVIERVLPYALLATPNRDEASALTGTSVTTTAEMAAAARAIAAGGARYVVVTGGEEDGDAVDVLWAGDDVRHLRSPWVPTDNDHGTGCTFSAAVAARLAHGDDLFTALETAKRYVTAALTGARSWKVGGGRGPLDHFG, from the coding sequence ATGAGCGCCGGACCGGGTACGCCGCCGGTGACGCTGACCATCGCGGGCTCCGACTCGGGCGGCGGCGCCGGCATCCAGGCGGACCTGAAGGCGTTCGCGGCGATGCGCGCCTACGGCACCTCGGCGATCACCGCGATCACGGCGCAGAACACCCGCGGCGTCGTGGACGTGCACCCGCTGCCCGCCACGGTGGTCGGCGCGCAGATCGACGCGGTGCTGGACGACATGGCGGTCGCGGCCGTCAAGGTCGGGATGCTGGGCGGCGCGGACGTGGCGGCCGAGGTGGCCGCGCGCGCCCGCGACGGGCAACTGCCGAACCTGGTGCTCGACCCGGTGCTGTACGCCACCTCCGGTCACCGGCTCGGCGCGCTGGCGGTGATCGAGCGGGTGCTGCCGTACGCGCTGCTGGCCACGCCGAACCGGGACGAGGCGTCCGCGCTGACCGGCACCTCCGTGACCACGACTGCGGAGATGGCCGCGGCCGCGCGGGCGATCGCGGCCGGCGGCGCGCGGTACGTGGTGGTGACCGGCGGCGAGGAGGACGGCGACGCGGTCGACGTGCTGTGGGCCGGCGACGACGTCCGTCACCTGCGCTCGCCGTGGGTGCCGACCGACAACGACCACGGCACCGGCTGCACGTTCTCCGCCGCGGTCGCGGCCCGGCTCGCGCACGGCGACGACCTGTTCACCGCGCTGGAGACCGCGAAGCGGTACGTGACCGCGGCGCTGACCGGCGCGCGTTCCTGGAAGGTGGGCGGCGGTCGCGGCCCACTGGATCACTTCGGCTAG
- a CDS encoding thiamine phosphate synthase: MNGLIVVTDRAQARHGLVRTIARAVEGGARRVLLREKDLPADARRALADELRAILAPAGGRLIVAGPDPLGGDAVHLAAAGPYPPPVLPLVGRSCHDEAELARLTTEDYVTVSPIFRTRSKPGYDAELGLTGLARLLGRTAARVVALGGIETAAAARACVDTGAAGVAVMGAVMRAPDPAALVATLIGAVAEPAR; this comes from the coding sequence ATGAACGGGTTGATCGTGGTGACGGACCGGGCGCAGGCGCGGCACGGGCTGGTCCGCACGATCGCGCGGGCGGTGGAGGGCGGCGCGCGCCGCGTGCTGCTGCGCGAGAAGGACCTGCCGGCGGATGCCCGGCGGGCGCTGGCGGACGAACTGCGGGCGATCCTGGCCCCGGCCGGCGGGCGGCTGATCGTGGCCGGTCCGGACCCGCTGGGCGGCGACGCCGTGCACCTCGCCGCCGCCGGTCCCTATCCGCCACCGGTGCTGCCGCTGGTCGGGCGCTCGTGCCACGACGAGGCGGAGCTGGCGCGGCTGACCACCGAGGACTACGTCACCGTCTCGCCGATCTTCCGGACCAGATCCAAGCCGGGGTACGACGCGGAGCTCGGCCTGACCGGGCTGGCCCGGCTCCTCGGCCGTACCGCCGCGCGGGTCGTCGCCCTCGGCGGGATCGAGACCGCGGCCGCGGCCCGGGCCTGCGTCGACACGGGCGCGGCCGGCGTGGCCGTGATGGGCGCCGTGATGCGCGCGCCCGACCCCGCCGCGCTGGTCGCGACGCTGATCGGCGCGGTCGCGGAGCCGGCCCGATGA
- a CDS encoding thiazole synthase, which translates to MDGFVVGGERFGSRLILGTGGAANLDVLERAIKASGTELVTVALRRINAQKASDGLLDVVARTGVRLLPNTAGCRTAVEAVKLAHLAREAFGTAWIKLEVIGDERTLLPDGVELVPAAERLVADGFTVLPYTNDDPILARRLADAGCAAVMPAGSPIGSGLGIGNPHHIRLLRQAVSVPVILDAGVGTASDAALAMELGCDAVLLASAVTRAEDPERMATAMRLAVEAGYLAAHAGRIPRRFHALASTPDEGRPDL; encoded by the coding sequence ATGGACGGATTCGTGGTGGGCGGCGAGCGCTTCGGCTCACGGCTGATCCTGGGGACCGGCGGCGCGGCGAACCTCGACGTGCTGGAACGGGCGATCAAGGCGTCGGGCACGGAGCTGGTGACGGTCGCCCTCCGCCGGATAAATGCGCAGAAAGCCTCCGATGGGCTGCTGGACGTGGTGGCGCGGACCGGCGTGCGGCTGCTGCCGAACACGGCCGGCTGCCGTACCGCGGTGGAGGCGGTCAAGCTGGCGCACCTGGCGCGCGAGGCGTTCGGCACCGCCTGGATCAAACTTGAGGTGATCGGTGACGAGCGCACGCTGCTGCCGGACGGCGTGGAGCTGGTACCGGCCGCGGAACGGCTGGTCGCGGACGGTTTCACGGTGCTGCCGTACACGAACGACGACCCGATCCTGGCCCGTCGGCTCGCGGACGCGGGCTGCGCGGCCGTGATGCCGGCCGGCTCACCGATCGGCTCCGGCCTGGGCATCGGCAACCCGCACCACATCCGGCTGCTGCGCCAGGCCGTCTCCGTGCCGGTGATCCTGGACGCGGGCGTCGGCACCGCGTCGGACGCCGCGCTGGCGATGGAGCTCGGCTGCGACGCGGTGCTGCTGGCGAGCGCCGTGACCAGGGCCGAGGACCCGGAGCGGATGGCCACGGCGATGCGCCTCGCGGTCGAGGCGGGCTACCTGGCGGCACACGCCGGACGGATTCCGCGCCGCTTCCACGCGCTCGCCTCCACGCCGGACGAGGGGCGGCCGGACCTGTGA
- the thiS gene encoding sulfur carrier protein ThiS, which translates to MRVTVNGDERDLAERLTVADAVAELSGRSSGVAVAVNGEVVPRGRWAETPLSDGDRIEVLSAAQGG; encoded by the coding sequence GTGCGCGTGACGGTGAACGGTGACGAGCGCGACCTGGCCGAGCGGCTGACGGTCGCGGACGCGGTGGCGGAGCTGAGCGGCCGGAGCAGCGGCGTGGCGGTCGCGGTCAACGGTGAGGTGGTGCCGCGCGGGCGGTGGGCGGAGACGCCGCTGTCCGACGGCGACCGCATCGAGGTGCTCAGTGCGGCGCAGGGCGGGTGA
- the thiO gene encoding glycine oxidase ThiO — translation MSAGRRAGRVDLGIVGGGPIGLSIAWRCAQRGLDVAVYDDAIPPDDDPAGRRSAGAGRDASGAGVRPALGEAGGAWEVAAGMLAPIGEAYFGEAELTALLVDSAARWPGFAAELEAAAGAEVGYRAEGTLAVALTADDLATATRLVTYQRELGLAVEPLTPSAMRAREPVLSPRVRGGALIPDDHQVDPRRMTAALRVAASRAGVRFVRRRVADVCEVYADRVVVAAGCGAAALTGLPVRPVRGEVLRLRAPGEPGFTHVIRGYADGHEVYLVPRRTGEVVVGATAHERADGAVTAGAVLHLLRAAAELVPEIEEYALVEAQSGARPGSPDNRPILGRWTAASREVVVATGHYRHGILLTPVTADLITALLLDGTAPPAAFAAERFSERRAPACA, via the coding sequence ATGAGCGCCGGACGCCGGGCCGGGCGGGTCGACCTCGGCATCGTCGGCGGCGGGCCGATCGGGCTGTCGATCGCCTGGCGGTGCGCCCAGCGCGGCCTCGACGTCGCCGTCTACGACGACGCCATCCCGCCGGACGACGACCCCGCCGGTCGCAGGTCCGCCGGCGCCGGACGGGACGCGAGCGGCGCCGGCGTGCGGCCCGCGCTCGGGGAGGCGGGCGGGGCCTGGGAGGTGGCGGCCGGGATGCTGGCGCCGATCGGCGAGGCCTACTTCGGGGAGGCGGAGCTGACCGCGCTGCTGGTGGACTCGGCCGCGCGCTGGCCCGGGTTCGCGGCGGAGCTGGAGGCGGCCGCGGGCGCCGAGGTCGGCTACCGGGCCGAGGGGACGCTCGCGGTGGCGCTGACCGCGGACGACCTGGCGACCGCGACGCGGCTCGTCACGTACCAGCGGGAACTCGGTCTTGCCGTGGAACCGCTGACGCCGTCGGCGATGCGGGCGCGGGAGCCGGTGCTGAGTCCGAGGGTGCGGGGCGGCGCGCTGATCCCGGACGACCATCAGGTGGATCCGCGCCGGATGACGGCGGCGCTGCGGGTCGCGGCCTCGCGGGCGGGCGTGCGGTTCGTGCGGCGGCGGGTCGCGGACGTGTGCGAGGTCTACGCGGACCGGGTGGTGGTCGCGGCCGGGTGCGGTGCGGCGGCGCTGACCGGGCTGCCGGTGCGGCCGGTGCGCGGCGAGGTGCTGCGGCTGCGGGCGCCGGGCGAGCCCGGCTTCACACACGTGATCAGGGGTTACGCGGACGGCCACGAGGTCTATCTGGTGCCCCGGCGCACCGGCGAGGTGGTGGTCGGCGCGACCGCGCACGAGCGGGCGGACGGCGCGGTGACCGCGGGTGCGGTGCTGCACCTGCTGCGCGCGGCGGCCGAGCTGGTCCCGGAGATCGAGGAGTACGCGCTGGTGGAGGCGCAGTCCGGCGCGCGGCCGGGCTCGCCGGACAACCGGCCGATCCTGGGGCGGTGGACGGCGGCGAGCCGCGAGGTGGTGGTCGCGACCGGCCACTACCGGCACGGCATCCTGCTCACGCCGGTGACCGCGGACCTGATCACGGCGCTGCTGCTGGACGGTACGGCCCCGCCGGCGGCGTTCGCGGCGGAGAGATTCTCGGAACGGAGGGCGCCGGCGTGCGCGTGA